From the genome of Phycicoccus duodecadis:
GAGGTGCTGCGCCGGCCCGAGCTCGCCGGCCGCGAGGTGGTCGTCGGCGGGCGGGGGGACCCCACCGAGCGGGCCGTCGTCTCGACCGCCAGCTACCCGGCCCGCGAGCGAGGCGTCCGTTCCGGGATGCCGCTGCGGGTCGCCGCTCGGAAGGCGCCCGACGCGGTGTTCCTCCCCGTCGACGGCCCGCACTACCTCGCGGCGTCCGAGGAGGTCTTCGCCGCGATCCGCGACCTCGGGCTCGTCGTCGAGGTGCTCGGCTGGGACGAGGGGTTCGTGGGCGCCGAGACCGACGACCCCGAGTCGCTGGCCCACGCCATCCAGGGCGCAGTCCTCGAGCGCACCCGCCTGCACTGCTCGGTCGGGGTGGGCGACAACCGGGTCCGCGCCAAGATCGCCACCGACTTCGGCAAGCCGCAGGGCGTCTACCGGCTCACCGCCGCGAACTGGCGCGAGGTGATGGGCGCCCGCCCCACCGCAGCGCTGTGGGGCGTCGGCTCGCGGGTCTCGGCCCGGCTCGAGAAGCACGGCATCCGCACCGTCGACGAGCTCGCAGCCGCCGACCCGGCCCTGCTGCTCACCGAGTTCGGGCCGCGGATGGGCGCCTGGTACGGATCCCTCGGCCGCGGCGAGGGCAGCGCCGAGGTCGACGACACCCCGTGGGTCGCTCGCGGGCACAGCCGCGAGACCACCTACCAGCAGAACCTCGCCGGCGCCGACGAGGTGCGCGACGCGGTGCGCGTCCTCACCGACCAGGTGCTCCAGGACGTGCGCCGCGAGGGGCGCCCGGTGGTGCGGGTCGGGCTCAAGGTCCGCTACGCGCCGTTCTTCACCGTCAACCGCAGCCGCAAGCTCCGGGCCGCCACGTCCGACGCGGAGCCCGTGCACGAGACGGTGCAGGCCCTGCTGGCCGACCACCTCGAGGAGGGCCGCGAGGTCCGTCTGCTCGGCGTCCGGGCGGAGATGACGATGCCCGACGACGGCGACGACATCGAGCGCACCCCGGTCCGGGGCCGCGTCTGAGCGCCCGGCCGGGCGTCGGCGCGTCGGCTCAGTCCTCCCGCGCGCTCGGGCCCGGGTCCTCGACGTCGGGCACCCGGGCGTTCGGGCCGGCGGGGCCCTCCTGGACCTCGCCCGACTCGCCGTCGGGCTGCCCCGCCACCGCCTGGTCGTCGCTGATCGGGGTGTCGGCCTCGCTCTCGGGCATCTGCTGGACCTCGGACACCTGGCCCTCGGACACCTCGCCCTCGTCTGCACTCATGCCCCGACGCTAGCCGCACCACCGGGCGACAGCGCCCCCAGGACCCGCCGCGGCACCGGCCGGTCCACCCCGGGCCGCCTGCGCGCTACGTTGGCTCCATGCCGACGACGACGCCGCTCCTCCGCGCGCTGGTCGACGACGCCGCCGTGTTCCCGCCCGGCAACAGCCCGCTCGCCGGCGCTGTCACGGCCCACGCCCGCCATCGGGCCGCCCCCTACGCCGGTGCGGTCGGCCCCCTGCTCGTCCCCGCCGCGTCCGCGGACGACCTGCTCCGCGTCCTGGACGAGGGGCGCTGGGCGCGCGACGAGGCACTGGCCGTGGCGGTCGTCGCCCGCCCCGGCGTCGACGTCCGGATCCTGCGCGGCGCCCTCGACCGGCTCGTGGCCGACCCCCGCGTCCACGTGGCTGGGGCGGAGCTGGGGTGGTACCCCGGGTGGTACGACGACCTCGCCGGCGACCTGCCACTCGCCGTCGAGCTGCCGCGCGGCCCCGGCGCCGACCACGCCTTCGCGCAGGTCCGCGCCGCCCACCGCGAGGGCCGGCCGGTCGTCCTGAAGTTCCGCACCGGCCCGACGCCCACCTGGCCCTGGCCCGACGAGGACGAGCTGGCGTCCTTCCTCCGCCGGGTGGCGGTCGAGGTCCCGTTCAAGCTGACCGGCGGCCTGCACCACGCGGTCCGGGGCAGCCACCCGGTCGCCGGCGTCGCGCAGGAGAACCACGGCGTCCTCAACGTGCTGGTGGCCACCGCCGCGGCCCTCGACGCGGGCTCCCCGGAGGAGGTCCGCGGCCTGCTCGCCGTGCGCGACGGCGGGGCCCTGGCCGAGCTGGTCGGCGCCTGGACCCCCGACACCACCGCACGGGTGCGGGCCGCCTTCACCGCCTACGGCTGCTGCACCGTCACCGACCCCCTCGGCGAGCTCGCCGCCCTCGGCCTGCCCGCGCAGGAACACTGACCCGCTCGCGACCCCGCACCGCGCCCGACACCCCGTCACCGGAAGGACCGCCATGACCTGGCTCGACCTGCCCGCCGACCACCCCTTCGGCCTGCACAACCTGCCCTACGGCGTGTTCTCGGTGGCCGACGAGGGCGACGACGCCGTGCGCCGCGTGGGGGTGCGCGTCGGCGACCACGTCCTCGACCTCGCCGCGTGCGCCGAGCAGGCGGGGATGGAGTCGGCCGCGGTCTGGCGCGGCGGCAGCCTCGACGCGTTCCTCGCCGAGGGGCGCCCCGCCTGGGCCGCGGCCCGCGCCTGGCTCACCGGGCACCTCTCGAACGAGGAGTACCGCGACTGCGTCGAGGCCCACCTGGTGCCGGTGGGCGACGTGCGGATGCACCTGCCGTTCTCGGTCGCCGACTACGTCGACTTCTACGCGAGCGAGCACCACGCGAGCAACGTGGGCCGCATCTTCCGCCCCGACTCCGAGCCGCTCACGCCCAACTGGAAGCACCTGCCGATCGGCTACCACGGGCGCGCCGGCACCGTGGTGGTCTCGGGCACCGACATCGTGCGGCCCAGCGGCCAGCGCAAGCCCCCGACCGAGCCGGTCCCGACCTTCGGCCCCAGCCTGCGGCTCGACATCGAGGCCGAGCTGGGCTTCGTCGTGGGCGGCGCGACGCGGCTCGGCGAGCGGGTCGCCCTCGAGGACGCCGACGAGCACCTGTTCGGCGTCGTGCTCCTCAACGACTGGTCGGCGCGCGACATCCAGGCCTGGGAGTACGTGCCGCTCGGCCCGTTCCTCGGCAAGTCCTTCGCCACCAGCATCAGCCCGTGGGTCGTGACCACTGACGCCCTACGCGCCGCACGGGTCCCGCTGCCCGGCCAGGACCCCGAGCCCCTCCCGTACCTGCGCGGCAGTGGCGACGGGGCCGGCACCGCCTACGGGCTGGACGTCCACGTCGAGGTCGAGTGGAACGGCACCGTGGTCTCGCGCCCCGAGTTCCGCGACATGTACTGGTCGCCCGCGCAGATGCTCGCGCACCTGAGCGTCAACGGCGCCACCGTGCGCCCGGGCGACCTGTTCGGCTCCGGCACCATCAGCGGGCCCCACCGCGGCACCCGGGGCTGCTTCCTCGAGCTGTCGTGGAGTGGCCAGGAGCCGGTCACGCTCGACGACGGCGGCACCCGCACCTTCCTCGAGGACGGCGACACCGTCGTGCTGCGCGCCACGGCACCCGGGGCCGACGGCACCGTCGTGGGCTTCGGCGAGTGCGTGGGCACCGTCCGCCCGGCCCGCTGAGCCGCCTCCCCGCCGGGTCGGGTCAGCGCTTGAGGACGACCACGGTGTCGGCCACCTTGTCGTGCAGCGCCTGGCGCTTGGGGTCCCACAGCAGCCAGGCCGGGTCGAGCACCGACAGCACGACGCCGAGGAGCCCGAGCACGGCGTTGAGACCGAGCAGCGAGGTGGCGATGGTGATGGCCTGGCGGCGCAGGGCCACCGCGGCCGAGATGCGCCCCGG
Proteins encoded in this window:
- a CDS encoding DNA polymerase IV — encoded protein: MGGRTFPFVLHVDLDQFIAAVEVLRRPELAGREVVVGGRGDPTERAVVSTASYPARERGVRSGMPLRVAARKAPDAVFLPVDGPHYLAASEEVFAAIRDLGLVVEVLGWDEGFVGAETDDPESLAHAIQGAVLERTRLHCSVGVGDNRVRAKIATDFGKPQGVYRLTAANWREVMGARPTAALWGVGSRVSARLEKHGIRTVDELAAADPALLLTEFGPRMGAWYGSLGRGEGSAEVDDTPWVARGHSRETTYQQNLAGADEVRDAVRVLTDQVLQDVRREGRPVVRVGLKVRYAPFFTVNRSRKLRAATSDAEPVHETVQALLADHLEEGREVRLLGVRAEMTMPDDGDDIERTPVRGRV
- the fahA gene encoding fumarylacetoacetase codes for the protein MTWLDLPADHPFGLHNLPYGVFSVADEGDDAVRRVGVRVGDHVLDLAACAEQAGMESAAVWRGGSLDAFLAEGRPAWAAARAWLTGHLSNEEYRDCVEAHLVPVGDVRMHLPFSVADYVDFYASEHHASNVGRIFRPDSEPLTPNWKHLPIGYHGRAGTVVVSGTDIVRPSGQRKPPTEPVPTFGPSLRLDIEAELGFVVGGATRLGERVALEDADEHLFGVVLLNDWSARDIQAWEYVPLGPFLGKSFATSISPWVVTTDALRAARVPLPGQDPEPLPYLRGSGDGAGTAYGLDVHVEVEWNGTVVSRPEFRDMYWSPAQMLAHLSVNGATVRPGDLFGSGTISGPHRGTRGCFLELSWSGQEPVTLDDGGTRTFLEDGDTVVLRATAPGADGTVVGFGECVGTVRPAR